The Candidatus Eisenbacteria bacterium genome has a window encoding:
- a CDS encoding TetR-like C-terminal domain-containing protein, with protein sequence MPRPKQRTPELRDRVLQVAVAMLASDGVAGFTTRKVAEKAATSTPAVYELFGAKAGLVREMLIEGFRMLRASFDRLEETDDPRADLVHVMDALRKFVRDHPALSEVMFSRPFADFDPGEAGRKAGSAVRLFVIGRVRRCIEAGVIEGDETDIAHVLVSLTQGLAATEAAGWLGTSKASVNRRWDLAVRAVLDGLRSTRWTRPC encoded by the coding sequence GTGCCGAGGCCCAAGCAACGGACGCCGGAGCTCCGCGATCGCGTCCTGCAGGTGGCGGTCGCGATGCTGGCGAGCGACGGGGTCGCCGGGTTCACGACCCGCAAGGTCGCGGAGAAGGCGGCGACCTCCACGCCGGCCGTCTACGAGCTGTTCGGCGCCAAGGCCGGCCTGGTCCGCGAGATGCTGATCGAGGGCTTCCGGATGCTGCGCGCGAGCTTCGATCGCCTGGAGGAGACCGACGACCCGCGCGCCGATCTCGTGCACGTCATGGACGCTCTGCGGAAGTTCGTGCGCGACCATCCGGCGCTCTCGGAGGTCATGTTCTCGCGACCGTTCGCCGACTTCGACCCCGGGGAGGCCGGAAGGAAGGCAGGTAGCGCCGTTCGCCTCTTCGTCATCGGCCGTGTTCGCCGCTGCATCGAGGCCGGTGTGATCGAAGGCGACGAGACGGACATCGCACACGTCCTCGTCTCGCTGACGCAGGGCCTCGCAGCCACGGAGGCTGCCGGATGGCTCGGAACGTCGAAGGCGTCCGTCAATCGTCGCTGGGATCTCGCCGTCCGGGCGGTGCTCGACGGGCTGCGCTCGACGCGTTGGACGCGCCCGTGCTAG
- a CDS encoding class I SAM-dependent methyltransferase — MSRDPWLVRWLPLLRERAVTEPVLELGCGRGADTAVLADAGLHVIAIDRSAEAIAEARKRVPVAEFHCQDIRAPFPPAAADLGAVVASLSLHYFPWAETLTLAGRLRSVLRPAGVLLARLNSTGDHNHGASGHPQIDERYYLVDGHPKRFFDHDDVTVLFATGWRTLGIEELVIQRYSLPKVVWEVVLARSGA, encoded by the coding sequence ATGAGCCGCGATCCCTGGCTCGTCCGCTGGCTGCCGCTCCTGCGCGAGCGCGCGGTGACGGAGCCGGTGCTCGAGCTGGGCTGCGGGCGGGGCGCCGATACGGCTGTGCTGGCCGACGCCGGCCTGCACGTGATCGCGATCGACCGCTCCGCGGAAGCGATCGCCGAGGCGCGGAAGAGGGTGCCCGTCGCCGAGTTCCACTGTCAAGACATCCGGGCGCCGTTCCCGCCCGCCGCGGCCGACCTCGGCGCCGTCGTCGCGAGCCTGTCGCTCCACTACTTCCCGTGGGCCGAGACGCTGACGCTGGCCGGGCGCCTGCGAAGCGTCCTTCGGCCGGCCGGCGTGCTCCTCGCCCGTCTCAACTCCACGGGCGACCACAACCACGGCGCGAGCGGCCACCCGCAGATCGACGAGCGGTACTACCTGGTCGACGGCCACCCCAAGCGCTTCTTCGACCACGACGACGTGACGGTGCTGTTCGCGACCGGCTGGCGCACGCTCGGGATCGAGGAGCTCGTCATCCAGCGGTATAGCCTTCCCAAGGTCGTGTGGGAGGTCGTGCTCGCGCGCTCCGGCGCGTAG
- a CDS encoding tetratricopeptide repeat protein translates to MSRLMALALVLSTSLAFAVVAERGDLVSYSFDDGRVETGPDSFIVFEHANGHVDLSEDYYVTAYESVVIEDVPGNNAFPEIQGYFPQVDDGKLYVQFYLMPTQREEELNIALAGPARFNVEPQGIALWLIFRNGRIEHVSDWIPQVLLPRFEPFQWYRFDVVYDVGRGTYDIAVGVGDDPPSVSLRNQPNAPGSPGSGVGIFSFIGDLRDRSSVRYYIDSLNIGRNDIFARKPGAIATPPPRRSLVDRQIELMRADLDVLPGFIPIRGASERKDVNDPYVAGLTAYLAHDPDRALKLTNQALEKARPGIERALCLNTHGVVLLASHQYDAARRDFAEAHEAAPSLPEPALNLILTAARQGDWATAFGIANGEGARLRDDDRVLALKAKMWMARDRAGAAAQALLPAEDALLVGYRLLLDVVTRGVAAVGTDAIEAYAAAHADDDELKELAGDVFFAAGDYRRALRQYRAIAAGACDRSVLVKASDACERLGDSAGARAFRERAYGKL, encoded by the coding sequence GTGTCGCGGCTGATGGCGCTCGCGCTCGTGCTCTCCACGAGCCTCGCCTTCGCGGTGGTCGCCGAGCGCGGCGATCTCGTCTCGTACTCCTTCGACGACGGGCGGGTCGAGACGGGGCCCGACAGCTTCATCGTCTTCGAGCACGCCAACGGCCACGTCGACCTCTCGGAGGACTACTACGTCACCGCGTACGAGAGCGTCGTCATCGAGGACGTGCCCGGCAACAACGCCTTCCCGGAGATCCAGGGCTACTTCCCGCAGGTCGACGACGGGAAGCTCTACGTCCAGTTCTACCTGATGCCGACCCAGCGCGAGGAGGAGCTGAACATCGCGCTCGCCGGGCCGGCGCGGTTCAACGTCGAGCCGCAGGGGATCGCGCTCTGGCTCATCTTCCGCAACGGCCGGATCGAGCACGTTTCCGACTGGATCCCGCAGGTGCTGCTGCCACGCTTCGAGCCCTTCCAGTGGTACCGCTTCGACGTCGTGTACGACGTCGGGCGCGGGACGTACGACATCGCCGTCGGCGTCGGCGACGATCCGCCCAGCGTCAGCCTGCGCAACCAGCCGAACGCCCCCGGCTCGCCCGGGAGCGGCGTCGGCATCTTCTCGTTCATCGGCGACCTCCGCGATCGCTCGAGCGTCCGCTACTACATCGACTCGCTCAACATCGGACGCAACGACATCTTCGCGCGCAAGCCCGGTGCGATCGCGACGCCGCCGCCGCGGCGGAGCCTCGTCGACCGCCAGATCGAGCTCATGCGGGCGGACCTGGACGTCCTGCCCGGCTTCATCCCGATCCGCGGCGCCTCGGAGCGCAAGGACGTGAACGATCCCTACGTCGCCGGTCTCACTGCGTATCTCGCCCATGATCCCGACCGCGCCCTCAAGCTCACGAACCAGGCGCTCGAGAAGGCCCGCCCCGGCATCGAGCGCGCGCTCTGCCTCAACACCCACGGCGTCGTGCTGCTCGCCTCACACCAGTACGACGCCGCCCGGCGCGACTTCGCCGAGGCGCACGAGGCCGCGCCGTCGCTCCCCGAGCCGGCGCTCAACCTGATCCTCACGGCCGCGCGACAGGGCGACTGGGCCACGGCGTTCGGCATCGCCAACGGCGAGGGTGCACGCCTGCGCGACGACGACCGCGTGCTCGCGCTCAAGGCCAAGATGTGGATGGCACGCGATCGCGCCGGCGCGGCGGCGCAGGCGCTGCTGCCGGCCGAGGATGCGCTCCTGGTCGGCTATCGCCTGCTCCTCGACGTCGTCACGCGCGGCGTCGCCGCGGTCGGCACCGACGCGATCGAGGCCTACGCCGCCGCGCACGCCGACGACGACGAGTTGAAGGAGCTCGCGGGCGACGTGTTCTTCGCCGCGGGAGACTACCGGCGTGCGCTTCGCCAGTACAGGGCGATCGCCGCCGGAGCGTGCGATCGCTCGGTCCTGGTCAAGGCGTCCGACGCCTGCGAGCGACTGGGCGACTCTGCCGGCGCGCGGGCGTTCCGCGAGCGGGCGTACGGGAAGCTCTGA
- a CDS encoding VOC family protein, which translates to MTKGIFYVFANVSDLARSKKFYAETLGWQLGTDEPGVAGFSFGSGYLVIHADERSRDARRYAGGMHVAVQVDDARAEHARLRGLGVEVSEIYEQPWGERNFSFDDPDGYVWWYGQAMRDHA; encoded by the coding sequence ATGACGAAGGGCATCTTCTACGTGTTCGCGAACGTCTCGGACCTCGCGCGCAGCAAGAAGTTCTACGCCGAGACGCTCGGCTGGCAGCTCGGCACCGACGAGCCCGGCGTGGCCGGCTTCTCCTTCGGGAGCGGCTACCTCGTGATCCACGCCGACGAGCGGAGCAGAGATGCGCGCCGCTACGCCGGCGGCATGCACGTCGCCGTCCAGGTGGACGACGCACGCGCCGAGCATGCGCGCCTGCGGGGCCTCGGCGTCGAGGTGAGCGAAATCTACGAGCAGCCCTGGGGCGAGCGGAACTTCTCTTTCGACGACCCGGACGGCTACGTCTGGTGGTACGGACAGGCGATGCGCGACCACGCGTAG
- a CDS encoding VOC family protein gives MPNNIAHFDVPADDVERARRFYERVFGWRFEAWGPPDFYLIHTGTPADPGIHGSLSKRLHAGAGRARTGFECTISVADLGPIRAAVVANGGKLVLDEHEIVGIGTLIRFEDTEGNVVCAMRYLEETS, from the coding sequence GTGCCCAACAACATCGCCCACTTCGACGTCCCGGCCGACGACGTGGAGCGGGCCCGCCGCTTCTACGAGCGGGTCTTCGGCTGGCGCTTCGAGGCCTGGGGACCGCCGGACTTCTACCTGATCCACACCGGGACGCCCGCCGATCCGGGGATCCACGGCTCGCTCAGCAAGCGTCTCCACGCCGGCGCCGGCCGCGCACGAACGGGATTCGAGTGCACGATTTCCGTCGCCGACCTCGGCCCGATCAGGGCGGCGGTGGTCGCGAACGGCGGCAAGCTCGTGCTCGACGAGCACGAGATCGTCGGCATCGGCACGCTCATCCGTTTCGAGGACACCGAGGGCAACGTCGTCTGCGCAATGCGCTACCTGGAGGAAACGTCATGA
- a CDS encoding helix-turn-helix transcriptional regulator produces MRQTKPGGMLIRTLAVGYASGTVLDHHTHDWAQLVYATDGVMTVESEQGTWVVPSYRAVWIPARIAHSIAMSGRVSMRTLYIEPGLVRALPVRCCVVAVSPLLRELILHVIARSPLRREVAEHRRLADFLVDQLRELPAVPLELPVPRDERALRLAQRLREEPGETAPVDRLARSAGASRRTLERLFRKETGMSLGRWRQQARLLQAMRLLARGEPVTSIALQVGYDSPSAFIATFKSLLGTTPGRYYRAHAQRSR; encoded by the coding sequence ATGCGCCAAACGAAGCCGGGCGGCATGCTCATCCGGACGCTGGCCGTCGGCTACGCCTCCGGAACCGTGCTCGATCACCACACCCACGACTGGGCGCAGCTCGTATACGCCACCGACGGTGTCATGACCGTCGAGAGCGAGCAGGGCACCTGGGTGGTGCCCTCGTACCGGGCCGTGTGGATTCCCGCGCGCATCGCGCACTCGATCGCGATGTCGGGCCGCGTCTCCATGCGCACGCTCTACATCGAGCCCGGGCTCGTGCGGGCCCTGCCGGTGCGCTGCTGCGTCGTTGCCGTTTCGCCCCTCCTGCGCGAGCTGATCCTGCACGTGATCGCGCGATCGCCGCTGCGGCGCGAGGTCGCCGAGCACCGGCGGCTCGCCGATTTCCTGGTCGATCAGCTCCGCGAGCTGCCGGCCGTCCCACTCGAGCTGCCCGTGCCGCGTGACGAGCGGGCGCTGCGGCTCGCGCAGCGGCTCCGTGAGGAGCCGGGAGAGACCGCGCCGGTCGATCGGCTCGCGCGATCGGCGGGGGCGAGCCGGCGGACGCTGGAGCGCCTGTTCCGAAAAGAGACCGGCATGTCGCTCGGTCGCTGGCGCCAGCAGGCGCGCCTCCTGCAGGCGATGCGCCTCCTCGCCCGCGGCGAGCCCGTGACGTCGATCGCGCTCCAGGTCGGCTACGACAGCCCGAGCGCCTTCATCGCGACCTTCAAGAGTTTGCTCGGCACCACGCCCGGGCGATACTACAGGGCCCACGCCCAACGCAGCCGATGA